ATATTTATATATTCCTGTGTCAAAGTCATTACCATGATTATTGTATGAAAATGAAACATAGAATGGATTTTTCTTTTTATTTGTCATTATTATATTTGAGTATCCTTCTTTTGAAGAAGGTTCTATACTCACATTTATATCATTGCCTTTTGCATAATTAAAGTTCTCTATTAAGGTATCTATTTGCTCTATAGTATACTCTTGCCCCTTTCTAATACCTGAACTTAGATACAAGGGTATTACTGTTTCTTTATTATTATAAAATACCTTATCTACTTTACTTGCATAAAGGCTTATTGGTAATAGTAAATATATTATCTTTTTCAATGTGATCTCCTTTATTTTAATATTTTATAAAAATCTATAAAAAACGATGTGGAATATCTACTTCTATATCGTAAATATTATTAAAATTTATTTTTGCCATTACTCCTACTTCTTCATCTACCTTAAAATAAAATTCAATTAATATATCTCCATTTTCTTCAAATGCATAAGAAGTTGGTCTTACTAAATCTACTATTTTTTCATTACCACTTAAATAATCTTTAAAATCATAGTATTCTGATAATGAATCAAAATTCATTTTTATATAATCTTTTATTTTTTCTATTATTATATTAGAAATAACTTTTTCATTTATTAAATATTTTCTATAACTTTCCCTTTGTATTTCTTTAATTCCTATATTATCACTATCAACTATCAAAAATAAAATTTTATATTCTTTATTAAATAATTTTATTTTATCATTTTTTTCCCATCCTGTATCATAAATTAATTCTCCAAATATTTCATCATTATATTTTTTCATTTTTCTCCACCTGTATATACCACATTAGCATGTATTTCTCTTAAAACTAATTGCATTCTATCACTTAAATCAACTTCAAGCCAAGTAAGTTTTTCTAATATTTTAATATTCTTTGGTTCATTATTATTTACATGAGAATTTATTTGTCATAATTTTCTTTATACTCAAACATTTCCATTATTTTTTCTCCCAATTCTTTTGCACTCGGTTTTTCATTAAAAATATATTCACATTTATTACCATTAAAATCTTTGAAAGGAGAATAACCATGTCCATCTTTCATTTCTAATTGTAATTTATATTTATTTTCATAAAATTTAAAACTTATAAGATTGTATGCTGATGT
This portion of the Oceanivirga salmonicida genome encodes:
- a CDS encoding DUF6985 domain-containing protein; the encoded protein is MKKYNDEIFGELIYDTGWEKNDKIKLFNKEYKILFLIVDSDNIGIKEIQRESYRKYLINEKVISNIIIEKIKDYIKMNFDSLSEYYDFKDYLSGNEKIVDLVRPTSYAFEENGDILIEFYFKVDEEVGVMAKINFNNIYDIEVDIPHRFL